The Sandaracinus amylolyticus genomic interval TCGCGCTCGACGGCGCGCAGGTGCGCCAGGAGGAGCTCGCGATCGCGCGTCACGTCGCAGCGGGCATGAGCCCCGAGCTGCTCCTCGAAGAAGTGCGCGCGACGCGCGGCGAGGACGAGACGTGATCGACGTGCTCGTCGTCGGCGCGGGCATCGCGGGGCTGTCCGCGGCGCTCGCGGCGTCGCGCGCCGGCGCGAAGGTGCTCGTGATCGATGGCGGCGCCGGCGCGACCGCGCTGAGCGGCGGCGCGTGGGACGTCGCGACCACGCACGATCCCTTCGCCACACCGCGCATGCTCGACCGCGCGCTCGACGCCCATCGCGACCCTGCGCATCCGTGGTCGCGACTTCCCCGTGCGCTCTCGCGCGAGGCGATCCTTGAGTCACACCAAGCGCTCTCCGACGCGCTCTCGATCTACCCGCCGCTCGGCGCGCACGTCGACGGCGCGCTCGCCGCGACCGAGCTCGGCCTGATGCGCCGCGCCGCGCTCGTGCAGCACGCCGTGCTCGATCTCGCGCCCATCCCGAACGCGCGCATCGCCGTGGCGTGGATGCGCGCGCTGCGCTCGTTCGACGGCCCCTTCCTCGCGGCCTCGCTCAACGAGCAGGCGGTGCGCGCCGGCGACGCGCGTCGCTTCGTCGCGGTCGAGGTCGAGCTCTTCCGACGCGCCGGCGACGTCACGCTGCTCCCTCACGAGATCGCCGCGCTGCTCGATGCCGGCGACGCGCGTCGTCGTCTCGTCACCACGCTCTCGCGCGCGCTCGGGGGCGCGTCGTTCGATGCGGTGCTCGTGCCGCCGCTCCTCGGGCTCGAGGACGATCGCGTCCGCGCGCTCGTCGAGACCGGGATCGAGCTGCCGATCGGCGAGGTCGTCGAGTCGCTCGCCGGCGCGCAGGCGCTGCGTCTCGCGCGGCGCATCACCGTCGCGCTCGAGCGCGCGTCGATCACGCGCCGTGAAGCGCGCGTCGCTCGCGTGACGGGCTCCGAGGTGCATCTCACCGACGGCACGACGCTCCGTGCAGGCGCGGTCGTGCTCGCGACCGGCAAGCACGTCGGTGGGGGTGTCGTGAGCGCCTCGCACGAGCTGCGCGAGCCCCTCGCCGATCTCCCGCTCTACGCGCGCGGCCGCGCGCTCCCGCTGATCTCGAGCGCGCGTGGTCGCGATCCTCGCGCGCTCTATGGCGACGATCCGTTCACGCCGGGCGCGGGGTTCTCGCTCGGCGTCGGATGGGACGCGTCGATGCGCGCGCTCGACGCGCACGGCACGCCGCGGTCACGCGACCTCTTCGTGTGCGGCGCGCTGCTCGATGGCACGCATCCCTCCGACGGTACCGGCATGGGCGTCGCGGCCGCGACCGGCTGGATCGCGGGCACCCGCGCCGCGACGTCGTGACGATTTCCCGCTCGTGAAACGCTCGCGAAACCGAGGGCGAGCATGCTCGTTCTCGTATGCTCCGCCGAATCGCAGATGCACCCGTCGCGCTCGCGCACTACGCCGTAGGCAGCGTCTACGTCCTCGCGCACCTCGTGACGTACGAGCGAACGATCAAGCGCCTGCAGCCCACGAACGCCTGAGTCTGCCGCAGTGCTCGTCGGACGGGAGCGCGCGGACCGTAGGCACGGGCGGGCGAGCCGATCTTTCGAGAGTCGTCGAGCCTCACGCCCACGGTCCCGCGCGCCGCATCCGCACGATGCGCACGCCCGCGCGCCGTGCGCGCTCCGATGCGACCACGACGAGCGCAGCGACGAGCACGGGCATCAGCGCGATCACCATCGCGCCGGAGACGATCGAGATCATGACGCGGCACCTCCTGCCGCGCGCTCTTCAGCAACCGTCGCGCCACGCGAATTCGCGCGCGTTCCACGCCATCGTGTGAAGCCGCGGCACGCGCAGCGAGCGCACCGTGAACGCCGCTACGCGAACAGCGTCGCGACGTCGGCGACCACGACCTCGCGCGACAGCGTCGCGACGTCGAACCCCTCGATCAGCTCGCGCGCCGCGATCGTGCTCGGCGCGCTCATGCCGAGCGAGCGTGCGAGCCATCCGACGATCGACTCCGCGCGCACTCCGCGCGCGCG includes:
- a CDS encoding FAD-dependent oxidoreductase, with the translated sequence MIDVLVVGAGIAGLSAALAASRAGAKVLVIDGGAGATALSGGAWDVATTHDPFATPRMLDRALDAHRDPAHPWSRLPRALSREAILESHQALSDALSIYPPLGAHVDGALAATELGLMRRAALVQHAVLDLAPIPNARIAVAWMRALRSFDGPFLAASLNEQAVRAGDARRFVAVEVELFRRAGDVTLLPHEIAALLDAGDARRRLVTTLSRALGGASFDAVLVPPLLGLEDDRVRALVETGIELPIGEVVESLAGAQALRLARRITVALERASITRREARVARVTGSEVHLTDGTTLRAGAVVLATGKHVGGGVVSASHELREPLADLPLYARGRALPLISSARGRDPRALYGDDPFTPGAGFSLGVGWDASMRALDAHGTPRSRDLFVCGALLDGTHPSDGTGMGVAAATGWIAGTRAATS